The Bacillus vallismortis genome window below encodes:
- the rlmH gene encoding 23S rRNA (pseudouridine(1915)-N(3))-methyltransferase RlmH, which produces MNINIVTIGKLKEKYLKQGIEEYTKRLSAYAKIDIIELPDEKAPENLSDQDMKIIKDKEGDRILSKISPDTHVIALAIEGKMKTSEELADTIDKLATYGKSKVTFVIGGSLGLSDAVMKRADEKLSFSKMTFPHQLMRLILVEQIYRAFRINRGEPYHK; this is translated from the coding sequence GTGAATATCAATATTGTGACAATCGGAAAACTAAAAGAAAAATACCTCAAGCAAGGCATTGAAGAATACACCAAACGACTTTCGGCCTACGCAAAAATCGACATCATCGAACTCCCGGACGAAAAAGCGCCGGAAAACCTAAGCGATCAGGACATGAAAATCATAAAAGACAAAGAAGGCGACCGCATCCTATCAAAAATCAGCCCCGACACCCACGTCATCGCCCTCGCCATCGAAGGAAAAATGAAAACATCCGAAGAACTAGCCGATACAATAGATAAGCTGGCTACTTATGGAAAAAGCAAAGTCACCTTCGTCATCGGCGGATCACTCGGATTGAGTGACGCGGTGATGAAGCGAGCGGATGAAAAGTTGTCGTTTTCGAAAATGACGTTTCCTCATCAGTTGATGCGGCTTATTCTGGTGGAGCAGATTTATCGGGCTTTTCGGATTAATCGGGGGGAGCCTTATCATAAGTAG
- a CDS encoding CxxH/CxxC protein has translation MKQTYYSCEEHIETVLDMYIDDHELPPEIRKIEHTNSLSTACELCGDPAVYIVGNE, from the coding sequence ATGAAACAAACGTATTATTCCTGTGAAGAACACATCGAAACCGTGCTGGATATGTACATAGACGACCACGAGCTGCCGCCCGAAATCAGAAAAATCGAACATACTAACAGTTTATCCACAGCCTGTGAATTATGTGGAGACCCCGCAGTATATATAGTGGGGAACGAATGA